The Streptomyces sp. P9-A4 genome contains a region encoding:
- a CDS encoding DUF6113 family protein yields the protein MSTPTSPALPGSRTARLVWYAALAVLGVLVGTAGALVQAAWFPGGLLLALLATAALFYGGLRATGTQVGVVAGGAGWLVAVVLLSIGRPEGDGVFGGGAGELLFLFGGMAAAVICATLSRLPRPTP from the coding sequence GTGAGCACCCCCACCTCCCCGGCGCTCCCGGGCTCCCGCACCGCCCGGCTCGTCTGGTACGCGGCCCTGGCCGTCCTCGGCGTCCTGGTCGGCACGGCCGGCGCCCTCGTCCAAGCCGCCTGGTTCCCCGGCGGCTTGCTCCTCGCCCTCCTCGCCACCGCCGCGCTCTTCTACGGAGGACTGCGCGCCACCGGCACCCAGGTCGGCGTCGTCGCGGGCGGAGCCGGCTGGCTCGTCGCCGTCGTCCTGCTCAGCATCGGACGCCCCGAGGGTGACGGGGTGTTCGGCGGCGGGGCCGGCGAGCTGCTCTTCCTCTTCGGCGGCATGGCGGCCGCTGTGATCTGCGCCACTCTGTCCCGGCTGCCGCGACCGACCCCTTGA
- a CDS encoding S9 family peptidase — protein sequence MTMSRQQSATPSAGLSFPRQHARTQRFTLGVPRAFSVSPDGERVVFVRSGSGTDRSHRLWVLDLPRDGGAPSERVAADPEVLLAGAEEELSPQERARRERSREGSAGVVGYAVDGAVELAAFALSGRLFAAELRAGTARELPVPGPVIDPRPSPDGRFVAYVTEGALRVVGADGSDDRELAVPEDEHVSYGLAEFIASEEMTRDRGFWWSPASDRLLVARADDRAVRRWWIADPAHPEREPQPVAYPAAGTANADVRLFVVGLDGARTEVRWDRERYPYLGRVHWSAAGAPLLLVQARDQREQVFLAVDPESGETRTVRAERDPVWLELLPGVPVWAPDGRLVRLVDVPGTDGAGENGAGKDGARVLAVGDEVLTDAALHVRAVLDVGEDDVLVSASAGAAAVAPETGEVHVYRVTGRGAERVSEGVGVHGAVRSGAVTVLVSARPESPGSVARVLRDGEQVAVVASYAQQPVITARVRLTEAGARRIPCAVLLPSGYEEGDGPLPVLMDPYGGPHGPRVLAAHNPHLTSQWFADQGFAVVVADGRGTPGRSPAWEKSIARDLSPTLDDQVAALQGLAGRFPLDLERVAVRGWSYGGYLAARAVLRRPDVFHAAVVGAPVTDWRLYDTHYTERYLGTPQDDPEVYAAQSLVTDDGLSGPEVPVRPMVIVHGLADDNVVVAHALRLSSALLAAGRPHEVLPLSGVTHMTPQEQVAENLLLLQVDFLKRSLGMADGAGAERG from the coding sequence ATGACCATGTCTCGACAGCAGTCGGCCACACCCTCGGCCGGGCTTTCCTTCCCCCGTCAGCACGCCCGGACCCAGCGGTTCACCCTGGGTGTTCCGCGGGCGTTCTCCGTCTCGCCCGACGGGGAGCGCGTGGTGTTCGTCAGATCCGGTTCGGGCACCGACCGTTCGCACCGGCTCTGGGTCCTCGACCTCCCCCGCGACGGCGGCGCGCCCTCGGAGCGGGTGGCGGCCGACCCGGAGGTGCTGCTCGCGGGCGCCGAGGAGGAGCTGTCGCCGCAGGAGCGGGCGCGCCGGGAGCGGAGCCGGGAGGGCTCGGCCGGTGTGGTGGGGTACGCGGTCGACGGGGCGGTGGAGCTGGCGGCGTTCGCCCTGTCGGGGCGGCTGTTCGCGGCGGAGCTGCGGGCCGGGACGGCGCGGGAGCTGCCGGTGCCGGGACCGGTGATCGACCCCCGTCCTTCGCCGGACGGGCGGTTCGTGGCGTACGTGACGGAGGGCGCGCTGCGGGTGGTGGGCGCGGACGGTTCGGACGACCGTGAACTGGCCGTTCCCGAGGACGAACACGTCTCCTACGGATTGGCCGAATTCATCGCCTCGGAGGAGATGACCCGGGACCGAGGTTTCTGGTGGTCACCCGCCTCGGACCGGCTGCTGGTCGCGCGGGCGGACGACCGTGCGGTGCGGCGCTGGTGGATCGCGGACCCGGCGCACCCGGAGCGGGAGCCGCAGCCGGTGGCGTATCCGGCGGCGGGTACGGCCAACGCGGACGTCCGGCTGTTCGTGGTGGGTCTCGACGGGGCCCGCACGGAGGTGCGGTGGGACCGGGAGCGGTATCCGTACCTGGGCCGGGTGCACTGGTCGGCGGCCGGGGCGCCGCTGCTGCTCGTGCAGGCGCGGGACCAGCGGGAGCAGGTGTTCCTGGCGGTGGACCCGGAGTCCGGGGAGACGAGGACGGTGCGGGCGGAGCGGGACCCGGTGTGGCTGGAGCTGCTGCCGGGGGTGCCGGTGTGGGCGCCGGACGGGCGGCTCGTACGGCTGGTGGACGTGCCCGGGACGGACGGGGCCGGCGAGAACGGGGCGGGGAAGGACGGTGCCCGGGTCCTGGCCGTCGGCGACGAGGTGCTCACCGATGCCGCCCTGCACGTCCGTGCCGTCCTCGACGTGGGCGAGGACGACGTCCTGGTGTCCGCGTCGGCGGGTGCGGCGGCGGTCGCGCCGGAGACCGGTGAGGTGCATGTGTACCGGGTGACCGGCCGGGGCGCCGAGCGGGTCTCCGAGGGCGTCGGGGTGCACGGGGCGGTGCGCTCCGGGGCGGTGACCGTCCTGGTGTCGGCGCGCCCGGAGTCGCCGGGGAGCGTGGCGCGGGTGCTGCGTGACGGCGAGCAGGTCGCGGTGGTGGCCTCGTACGCGCAGCAGCCGGTGATCACCGCCCGGGTGCGGCTCACGGAGGCGGGTGCCCGGCGGATCCCCTGCGCGGTGCTGCTGCCCTCGGGGTACGAGGAGGGGGACGGGCCGCTGCCGGTCCTGATGGATCCGTACGGCGGTCCGCACGGGCCGCGCGTGCTCGCCGCGCACAACCCGCATCTGACGTCCCAGTGGTTCGCCGACCAGGGCTTCGCGGTGGTCGTGGCGGACGGGCGGGGCACGCCGGGGCGCTCGCCGGCCTGGGAGAAGTCGATCGCGCGGGACCTCTCGCCGACGCTCGACGACCAGGTGGCGGCCCTCCAGGGGCTCGCCGGGCGGTTCCCGCTGGACCTGGAGCGGGTCGCGGTCCGGGGCTGGTCGTACGGCGGTTACCTGGCGGCGCGGGCGGTGCTGCGGCGGCCGGACGTGTTCCACGCGGCGGTCGTCGGGGCGCCGGTGACGGACTGGCGGCTGTACGACACCCACTACACCGAGCGGTACCTCGGCACCCCGCAGGACGATCCGGAGGTGTACGCGGCGCAGTCGCTGGTCACGGACGACGGTCTCTCGGGGCCGGAGGTGCCGGTGCGGCCGATGGTGATCGTCCACGGTCTCGCGGACGACAACGTGGTGGTCGCGCACGCGCTGCGGCTCTCCTCCGCGCTGCTCGCGGCGGGCCGGCCGCACGAGGTGCTGCCGCTGTCCGGGGTCACCCACATGACGCCGCAGGAGCAGGTCGCGGAGAACCTGCTGCTGCTCCAGGTGGACTTCCTGAAGCGGTCCCTGGGGATGGCGGACGGAGCGGGGGCGGAGCGGGGCTGA
- a CDS encoding ABC transporter permease: MPEQPEPFDDGRAIDSTGAGGTADLGMAEAETLEKTPGGPEGTGPDKKPRSLWSDAWQDLRRNPIFIISGLIIVFLVIISIWPQLIASGNPLDCDLSKAQEGSQPGHPFGFNGQGCDVYTRTVYGARASVQVGLFATLGVTLLGSVLGGLAGFYGGAWDGLLSRITDVFFAIPVILGGLVLLSVVSSNSVWPVIGFMVLLGWPQLSRIARGSVITAKQNDYVQAARALGASNNRMLLRHIAPNALAPVIVVATIALGTYISLEATLSFLGVGLKPPTVSWGIDISSAAPYVRNAPQMLLWPSGALAITVLAFIMLGDAVRDALDPKLR, translated from the coding sequence ATGCCTGAGCAGCCTGAGCCGTTCGACGACGGGCGAGCCATCGATTCGACCGGCGCCGGAGGCACCGCCGACCTCGGGATGGCCGAGGCCGAGACCCTGGAGAAGACCCCGGGCGGCCCCGAAGGCACCGGCCCCGACAAGAAGCCCCGCTCCCTCTGGTCCGACGCCTGGCAGGACCTGCGCCGGAACCCGATCTTCATCATCTCCGGCCTGATCATCGTCTTCCTGGTCATCATCAGCATCTGGCCGCAGCTCATCGCCAGCGGAAACCCGCTCGACTGCGACCTCTCCAAGGCCCAGGAGGGCTCCCAGCCGGGCCACCCCTTCGGCTTCAACGGCCAGGGCTGCGACGTCTACACCCGCACGGTCTACGGGGCCAGGGCCTCCGTACAGGTCGGCCTCTTCGCCACCCTCGGCGTCACCCTCCTCGGCTCCGTCCTCGGCGGCCTCGCCGGCTTCTACGGCGGCGCCTGGGACGGCCTCCTCTCCCGCATCACCGACGTCTTCTTCGCGATCCCCGTCATCCTCGGCGGCCTCGTCCTGCTCTCCGTCGTCAGCAGCAACAGCGTCTGGCCCGTCATCGGCTTCATGGTGCTCCTCGGCTGGCCGCAGCTCTCCCGCATCGCCCGCGGCTCCGTCATCACCGCCAAACAGAACGACTACGTCCAGGCCGCCCGCGCGCTCGGGGCCTCCAACAACCGGATGCTGCTCCGCCACATCGCGCCCAACGCCCTCGCGCCCGTCATCGTGGTCGCGACGATCGCCCTCGGCACGTACATCTCGCTCGAAGCCACGCTCTCCTTCCTCGGCGTCGGCCTCAAGCCCCCGACCGTCTCCTGGGGCATCGACATCTCCTCGGCCGCCCCCTACGTGCGCAACGCACCGCAGATGCTGCTCTGGCCCTCCGGCGCGCTCGCCATCACGGTGCTCGCCTTCATCATGCTCGGCGACGCCGTCCGCGACGCCCTCGACCCCAAGCTGAGGTAG
- a CDS encoding ATP-binding protein produces the protein MSLPLTRRIARAALIIAAGAAPVVGAAGSASALDHSLAPTGALGGLTALDAAGAGTAVDSASQTATGVVGATGSKAVGTAVPAAGKTVGAAGRTATPAAQKVAGETAGSAGEVVGKTAGAAAESAEGPTGGALGGGLGNLPTGQALGAAPLGGLPIGG, from the coding sequence ATGTCCCTCCCCCTGACCCGTCGGATCGCCCGCGCCGCCCTCATCATCGCGGCCGGAGCAGCCCCCGTGGTCGGTGCGGCCGGCTCCGCGAGCGCCCTGGACCACAGTCTCGCGCCGACCGGTGCCCTGGGCGGCCTCACCGCCCTGGACGCCGCCGGCGCCGGCACCGCCGTCGACTCCGCCTCGCAGACCGCCACCGGCGTCGTCGGTGCCACCGGCAGCAAGGCCGTCGGCACGGCCGTCCCCGCCGCCGGCAAGACCGTCGGCGCGGCGGGCAGGACCGCCACCCCGGCCGCCCAGAAGGTGGCCGGCGAGACGGCCGGCAGCGCGGGCGAGGTCGTCGGCAAGACCGCCGGCGCCGCCGCCGAGAGCGCCGAGGGCCCGACCGGCGGCGCCCTGGGCGGCGGCCTCGGCAACCTGCCCACCGGCCAGGCGCTCGGCGCCGCGCCGCTGGGCGGCCTGCCGATCGGCGGCTGA
- a CDS encoding ABC transporter ATP-binding protein, whose translation MLLEVRDLHVEFHTREGVAKAVNGVDYSVDAGETLAVLGESGSGKSVTAQAVMGILDIPPGKITQGEILFQGQDLLKLKEEERRRIRGAKMAMVFQDALSSLNPVVSVGDQLGEMFRVHKGMSRKDSRTKAVELMDRVRIPAAKERVGQYPHQFSGGMRQRIMIAMALALEPELIIADEPTTALDVTVQAQVMDLLAELQRELNMGLILITHDLGVVADVADKIAVMYAGRIVERAPVHEIYKAPAHPYTKGLLESIPRLDQKGQELYAIKGLPPNLLHIPPGCAFNPRCPMAQDVCRTDVPPLYDVTESPVPRASACHFWKECLHG comes from the coding sequence ATGCTGCTCGAAGTGCGCGACCTGCACGTGGAGTTCCACACCCGGGAGGGGGTCGCCAAGGCGGTCAACGGCGTCGACTACTCCGTCGACGCGGGGGAGACCCTCGCCGTCCTCGGCGAGTCCGGCTCCGGCAAGTCCGTCACCGCCCAGGCCGTCATGGGCATCCTCGACATCCCCCCGGGAAAGATCACCCAGGGCGAGATCCTCTTCCAGGGCCAGGACCTCCTGAAGCTCAAGGAGGAGGAACGGCGCAGGATCCGCGGCGCCAAGATGGCGATGGTCTTCCAGGACGCGCTGTCCTCCCTCAACCCCGTCGTCAGCGTCGGCGACCAGCTCGGCGAGATGTTCCGGGTCCACAAGGGCATGTCCCGGAAGGACTCCAGGACCAAGGCCGTCGAGCTGATGGACCGGGTCCGCATCCCCGCCGCCAAGGAACGCGTCGGCCAGTACCCCCACCAGTTCTCCGGCGGCATGCGCCAGCGCATCATGATCGCGATGGCGCTCGCCCTCGAACCCGAACTGATCATCGCCGACGAGCCCACCACCGCCCTCGACGTCACCGTCCAGGCCCAGGTCATGGACCTCCTCGCCGAGCTCCAGCGCGAACTCAACATGGGCCTCATCCTCATCACCCACGACCTCGGCGTCGTCGCCGACGTCGCCGACAAGATCGCCGTGATGTACGCCGGCCGGATCGTCGAACGCGCCCCCGTCCACGAGATCTACAAGGCCCCCGCCCACCCCTACACCAAGGGCCTCCTCGAATCGATCCCGCGCCTGGACCAGAAGGGCCAGGAGCTGTACGCGATCAAGGGCCTGCCGCCCAACCTGCTGCACATCCCGCCCGGCTGCGCCTTCAACCCGCGCTGTCCGATGGCCCAGGACGTCTGCCGGACCGACGTGCCCCCGCTGTACGACGTGACCGAGTCCCCGGTGCCGCGCGCGAGCGCCTGCCACTTCTGGAAGGAGTGCCTCCATGGCTGA
- a CDS encoding bifunctional succinyldiaminopimelate transaminase/glutamate-prephenate aminotransferase has product MSAVSSRLPVFPWDKLEPYKKTALAHPDGIVDLSVGTPVDPVPALIQEALVAAADSPGYPTVWGTKELRDALTGWCERRLGAVGFVHENVLPVVGSKELVAWLPTQLGLGAGDQVAYPRLAYPTYEVGARLCGAEPVVYDDPATDLDPAAVKLLWLNSPSNPTGKVLSKDELTRIVAWAREHGILIFSDECYLELGWEADPVSVLHPDVCGGSYEGIVAVHSLSKRSNLAGYRAAFVAGDAAVLGELLQIRKHGGMMTAAPVQAATVAALGDDAHVAEQRERYAARRAALRAALEAHGFRIEHSEASLYLWATRDEPCWETVAHLAEKGVLVAPGDFYGEAGERFVRVAFTATDERVAAAVKRLG; this is encoded by the coding sequence GTGAGCGCAGTCTCTTCGCGCCTGCCCGTCTTCCCGTGGGACAAGCTGGAGCCGTACAAGAAGACGGCCCTGGCGCACCCGGACGGCATCGTGGACCTGTCGGTCGGCACGCCCGTCGACCCGGTCCCCGCCCTGATCCAGGAGGCCCTGGTCGCGGCGGCGGACTCGCCGGGCTATCCCACGGTGTGGGGGACGAAGGAGCTGCGCGACGCGCTCACCGGCTGGTGCGAGCGGCGTCTGGGCGCGGTGGGCTTCGTCCACGAGAACGTGCTGCCGGTGGTGGGCTCCAAGGAGCTGGTGGCATGGCTGCCGACGCAGCTGGGTCTCGGCGCGGGCGACCAGGTCGCCTACCCGCGGCTCGCGTACCCGACGTACGAGGTGGGAGCGCGGCTCTGCGGCGCGGAGCCCGTCGTCTACGACGACCCCGCCACCGACCTCGACCCCGCCGCGGTCAAGCTGCTCTGGCTCAACTCCCCGTCCAACCCGACCGGCAAGGTCCTCTCCAAGGACGAGCTGACCCGGATCGTGGCGTGGGCGCGCGAGCACGGGATCCTGATCTTCTCCGACGAGTGCTACCTGGAGCTGGGCTGGGAGGCCGACCCGGTCTCCGTCCTGCACCCGGACGTCTGCGGCGGTTCGTACGAGGGCATCGTCGCCGTCCACTCGCTCTCCAAGCGCTCCAACCTGGCCGGCTACCGGGCCGCGTTCGTCGCGGGTGACGCGGCCGTGCTGGGCGAGCTGCTCCAGATCCGCAAGCACGGCGGCATGATGACCGCGGCGCCCGTGCAGGCGGCGACGGTGGCGGCGCTCGGCGACGACGCGCACGTGGCCGAGCAGCGCGAGCGGTACGCGGCCCGGCGGGCGGCGCTGCGGGCGGCCCTGGAGGCGCACGGCTTCCGTATCGAGCACAGCGAGGCGAGCCTGTACCTGTGGGCGACCCGGGACGAGCCGTGCTGGGAGACCGTCGCCCACCTGGCGGAGAAGGGCGTCCTGGTGGCTCCGGGCGACTTCTACGGCGAGGCGGGGGAGCGGTTCGTGCGGGTCGCGTTCACGGCGACGGACGAGCGGGTCGCGGCGGCGGTGAAGCGGCTCGGCTGA
- the mshB gene encoding N-acetyl-1-D-myo-inositol-2-amino-2-deoxy-alpha-D-glucopyranoside deacetylase: protein MSDLPARRLLLVHAHPDDESINNGATMARYAAEGALVTLVTCTLGEEGEVIPPGLAHLAPDREDRLGPHRVGELAAAMAELGVTDHRFLGGPGRFRDSGMMGAEQNKRDNAFWNTAVDTAAPYLVEVIRETRPQVLVTYDPDGGYGHPDHIQAHRVATRAAELAADPAYRPELGPAHTIAKIYWNRVPRPVAEAGFARLRAEGSAFPAVAAIDDVPGVVDEDRITTEIDAGPEHTARKSAAMAAHATQVAVDGPFFALSNDLGQPIFTTEYYELVQGAPGAPAGTRETDLFAGVTA from the coding sequence ATGTCCGATCTCCCCGCCCGCCGTCTGCTGCTCGTGCACGCGCATCCGGACGACGAGTCGATCAACAACGGCGCCACCATGGCCAGGTACGCGGCCGAGGGTGCCCTCGTCACCCTCGTCACCTGCACCCTCGGCGAGGAGGGCGAGGTCATCCCGCCCGGACTCGCCCACCTGGCCCCGGACCGCGAGGACCGGCTCGGCCCGCACCGCGTCGGCGAACTCGCCGCCGCGATGGCCGAGCTGGGCGTCACCGACCACCGCTTCCTCGGCGGCCCCGGCCGCTTCCGCGACTCCGGGATGATGGGCGCCGAGCAGAACAAGCGGGACAACGCGTTCTGGAACACGGCCGTCGACACCGCCGCCCCGTACCTCGTCGAGGTGATCAGGGAGACCCGCCCCCAGGTCCTGGTCACCTACGACCCCGACGGCGGCTACGGCCACCCGGACCACATCCAGGCCCACCGCGTCGCCACCCGCGCCGCCGAACTGGCCGCCGACCCCGCCTACCGCCCCGAGCTCGGACCGGCGCACACCATCGCCAAGATCTACTGGAACCGCGTTCCGCGCCCGGTCGCCGAGGCCGGCTTCGCCCGGCTGCGCGCCGAGGGCTCCGCCTTCCCCGCCGTCGCCGCGATCGACGACGTCCCCGGAGTCGTCGACGAGGACCGGATCACCACCGAGATCGACGCGGGCCCCGAGCACACCGCCCGCAAGAGCGCGGCGATGGCCGCGCACGCCACCCAAGTCGCGGTCGACGGTCCGTTCTTCGCCCTCTCCAACGACCTGGGCCAGCCGATCTTCACCACCGAGTACTACGAACTCGTCCAGGGCGCCCCCGGCGCCCCCGCCGGCACCCGCGAGACCGACCTCTTCGCGGGGGTGACCGCGTGA
- the fdxA gene encoding ferredoxin yields MTYVIAQPCVDVKDKACIEECPVDCIYEGKRSLYIHPDECVDCGACEPVCPVEAIFYEDDTPEEWKDYYKANVEFFDELGSPGGASKLGEIERDHPFIAALPPQNG; encoded by the coding sequence GTGACCTACGTCATCGCGCAGCCTTGTGTCGACGTGAAGGACAAGGCGTGCATCGAGGAGTGCCCCGTCGACTGCATCTACGAGGGCAAGCGGTCCTTGTACATCCACCCGGACGAATGCGTCGACTGCGGGGCCTGTGAGCCGGTCTGCCCGGTCGAGGCGATCTTCTACGAGGACGACACCCCGGAGGAGTGGAAGGACTACTACAAGGCGAACGTCGAGTTCTTCGACGAGCTCGGTTCGCCCGGTGGTGCCTCCAAGCTCGGCGAGATCGAGCGCGACCACCCCTTCATCGCCGCCCTGCCGCCGCAGAACGGCTGA
- a CDS encoding transglutaminase-like domain-containing protein — protein sequence MAGGPEGRSADGSGGAPDWRREFAEEARSERPDLARLCLLIGAVADPTVSRHTLDEAEIELDRLAGLVPHSTRLTGDWTGSLAGLLGHREGFVGVPADYQRLESSLLHEVLRRRRGLPILLSVVWMEVARRAGAPVYGLGLPGHFVVGFGDPADLNLADPFAGGRAMTGTDAELLVTSATGEALDRSMLRPAEPGAIVLRVLNNIRAWAAPRPERSDVALWAVELSLLLPSHPARLRYERAELLVQRGDFLTGAAEMEAYAQIMDAVDPESATTIRRRAQAARARLN from the coding sequence GTGGCCGGTGGTCCGGAGGGCCGGTCGGCCGACGGGTCGGGCGGCGCTCCCGACTGGCGGCGGGAGTTCGCCGAGGAGGCGCGGTCCGAGCGGCCCGACCTCGCCCGGCTCTGCCTGCTGATCGGCGCCGTGGCCGACCCCACCGTCAGCCGCCACACCCTGGACGAGGCCGAGATCGAACTCGACCGCCTCGCCGGACTCGTCCCCCACTCCACCCGCCTCACCGGCGACTGGACGGGCTCGCTCGCCGGTCTCCTCGGTCACCGCGAGGGCTTCGTCGGCGTGCCCGCCGACTACCAGCGCCTGGAGTCCTCCCTGCTGCACGAGGTGCTCCGGCGCCGCCGGGGCCTGCCGATCCTGCTCTCCGTCGTCTGGATGGAGGTCGCACGGCGGGCCGGCGCCCCGGTGTACGGACTCGGGCTGCCCGGCCACTTCGTCGTCGGCTTCGGCGACCCGGCCGACCTGAACCTCGCCGACCCCTTCGCGGGAGGCCGCGCCATGACCGGAACGGACGCCGAGCTCCTGGTGACGAGCGCGACGGGCGAGGCGCTCGACCGCTCCATGCTGCGGCCCGCCGAACCGGGCGCGATCGTGCTCCGGGTCCTGAACAACATCCGCGCCTGGGCGGCCCCGCGCCCCGAACGCTCCGACGTGGCGCTGTGGGCGGTGGAACTCTCCCTGCTGCTCCCCTCGCACCCGGCCAGGCTGCGCTACGAGCGCGCCGAGCTGCTGGTCCAGCGCGGGGATTTCCTCACGGGGGCGGCGGAGATGGAGGCGTACGCGCAGATCATGGACGCGGTGGACCCGGAGTCGGCGACGACGATCCGCCGCCGGGCCCAGGCGGCACGGGCACGCCTGAACTGA
- a CDS encoding GNAT family N-acetyltransferase: protein MEFTGGGRLEVRITGADVGKRVSVRYVTESPSAGGMFTDAVGVLTSWDNSVLLITRRSGESVRITESALVAGKVVPAAPARRRGPSATFPELARATARAWQPVESEALGEWTLRAADGFTRRANSALPLGDPGLPLGDALTRVRAWYEARKLPAYVQAATGAEGTQELLCAVLEGHGWRREVSAEVRIGALAPIGDLDADISAVRLSRTVDEAWLRRYQRSGEPSPAVRTVLTSGPSVWFASVAGTGGVRSEMTGEVSGESSGGEPDEAPAAIGRCVVDGRWAGFMAVEVDPAQRRRGLASAVMTALARKALDEGASAAWLQVEADNDGALALYDGMGFAPHHHYHHYRWAEA, encoded by the coding sequence GTGGAATTCACCGGCGGAGGGCGCCTTGAAGTCCGAATCACTGGCGCTGACGTGGGAAAACGTGTCTCCGTTCGGTACGTGACGGAGTCGCCCTCGGCGGGCGGAATGTTCACCGACGCGGTCGGAGTTCTCACATCATGGGACAACTCTGTGCTGCTGATCACACGAAGGAGCGGCGAGAGCGTCCGGATCACGGAATCCGCGCTCGTCGCGGGGAAGGTCGTCCCGGCCGCGCCGGCCCGCCGCCGGGGCCCCTCGGCCACCTTCCCCGAGCTGGCGCGGGCCACCGCGCGCGCGTGGCAGCCGGTCGAGAGCGAGGCGCTCGGCGAGTGGACCCTGCGGGCCGCCGACGGATTCACCCGCCGCGCCAACTCCGCGCTGCCGCTCGGCGATCCGGGGCTGCCGCTCGGGGACGCCCTGACCCGCGTACGCGCCTGGTACGAGGCCAGGAAGCTCCCCGCGTACGTCCAGGCCGCCACGGGCGCCGAGGGCACGCAGGAGCTGCTCTGCGCGGTGCTCGAAGGGCACGGGTGGCGGCGCGAGGTCTCCGCCGAGGTACGGATCGGGGCGCTGGCCCCGATCGGCGACCTGGACGCCGACATCTCCGCCGTACGCCTCTCCCGCACCGTCGACGAGGCGTGGCTGCGGCGCTACCAGCGCTCCGGCGAACCGAGCCCGGCGGTACGAACGGTGCTCACCTCCGGCCCGAGTGTGTGGTTCGCGTCCGTGGCGGGCACGGGAGGGGTGAGGAGTGAGATGACGGGTGAGGTGTCGGGCGAGTCGTCGGGTGGCGAGCCGGACGAGGCGCCGGCGGCGATCGGGCGGTGCGTCGTCGACGGGCGCTGGGCGGGTTTCATGGCCGTCGAGGTCGACCCGGCCCAGCGGCGCCGGGGCCTGGCGAGTGCGGTCATGACGGCGCTGGCCCGAAAGGCCCTCGACGAGGGCGCGTCGGCGGCCTGGCTCCAGGTGGAGGCGGACAACGACGGGGCGCTGGCGCTGTACGACGGCATGGGCTTCGCGCCCCACCACCACTACCACCACTACCGATGGGCGGAGGCGTGA
- a CDS encoding ABC transporter ATP-binding protein — MADSAEAILEVRDLHKHYPLTQGILFKKQVGAVKAVDGVDFDLVAGETLGIVGESGCGKSTVAKMLVNLERPTSGTIRYKGDDITTLSPRALKAVRRNIQMVFQDPYTSLNPRMTVGDIIGEPYEIHPEVAPKGSRRAKVQDLLDVVGLNPEYINRYPHQFSGGQRQRIGIARGLALQPEIIVADEPVSALDVSVQAQVVNLLDQLQSEFSLSYVFIAHDLSIVRHISDRVGVMYLGRIVEIGSDAQIYDHPTHPYTQALLSAVPVPDPEARAHRERIILSGDVPSPANIPSGCRFRTRCWKAQERCTLEVPLLAVPAVFRLTDSPAKHDSACHFAEEKQVVPPENGTPEPPGTGTADPESP; from the coding sequence ATGGCTGATTCGGCAGAGGCCATCCTCGAAGTCCGGGACCTGCACAAGCACTACCCGCTCACCCAGGGCATCCTCTTCAAGAAGCAGGTCGGCGCCGTCAAGGCCGTCGACGGCGTCGACTTCGACCTCGTCGCCGGCGAGACCCTCGGCATCGTCGGCGAGTCCGGCTGCGGCAAGTCCACCGTCGCCAAGATGCTGGTCAACCTGGAACGGCCGACGTCCGGGACCATCCGCTACAAGGGCGACGACATCACCACCCTCTCGCCGCGCGCCCTGAAGGCCGTCCGCCGCAACATCCAGATGGTGTTCCAGGACCCGTACACCTCGCTCAACCCGCGCATGACCGTCGGCGACATCATCGGCGAGCCGTACGAGATCCACCCCGAGGTCGCCCCCAAGGGCTCCCGCCGCGCCAAGGTCCAGGACCTCCTGGACGTCGTCGGCCTCAACCCCGAGTACATCAACCGCTACCCGCACCAGTTCTCCGGCGGCCAGCGCCAGCGCATCGGCATCGCCCGCGGCCTCGCGCTCCAGCCCGAGATCATCGTCGCCGACGAGCCGGTCTCCGCGCTCGACGTCTCCGTCCAGGCCCAGGTCGTCAACCTCCTGGACCAGCTGCAGTCCGAGTTCTCCCTGTCGTACGTGTTCATCGCCCACGACCTGTCGATCGTGCGGCACATCTCCGACCGGGTCGGCGTCATGTACCTCGGACGGATCGTCGAGATCGGCAGCGACGCCCAGATCTACGACCACCCGACCCACCCCTACACCCAGGCGCTGCTGTCCGCCGTCCCCGTCCCCGACCCCGAGGCGCGCGCCCACCGCGAACGCATCATCCTCAGCGGCGACGTCCCCTCCCCGGCGAACATCCCCTCCGGCTGCCGCTTCCGCACCCGCTGCTGGAAGGCCCAGGAACGCTGCACCCTGGAAGTCCCGCTCCTCGCGGTCCCGGCGGTCTTCCGCCTCACCGACAGTCCGGCGAAGCACGACTCGGCCTGCCACTTCGCGGAGGAGAAGCAGGTGGTCCCCCCGGAGAACGGCACCCCGGAGCCCCCCGGGACCGGCACCGCGGACCCCGAATCGCCTTAA